The following are encoded together in the Pieris napi chromosome 17, ilPieNapi1.2, whole genome shotgun sequence genome:
- the LOC125058010 gene encoding uncharacterized protein LOC125058010, which yields MMKGVHLLIGLLLALCLHECTAIWCYQCNSAIPGCMEPFNWKGIGYLGNPCPDSEDICVKLIERKGAQKTITRDCLSNFRAFRTDIPADTYEGCRAAAKDVNLANYVNNTIKELDIKREWYDETTWCFCFLDHRCNSATMLNSSISTIFIYFLYKALF from the exons ATGATGAAAGGCGTACATTTATTGATTGGTTTACTACTTGCCTTGTGTCTTCATGAAT GTACAGCAATATGGTGCTATCAATGTAATTCTGCAATACCTGGCTGCATGGAGCCTTTCAATTGGAAAGGAATTGGTTACCTTGGCAACCCATGTCCCGATAGTGAAGATATTTGTGTAAAACTTATAGAAAGGAAAGgag ctcaaaaaacaataacacgAGACTGTTTAAGCAACTTCAGAGCATTCCGAACAGACATCCCTGCTGATACATATGAAGGCTGTCGAGCAGCTGCAAAGGATGTTAACCTAGCAAACTATGTTAATAACACTATAAAAGAGCTGGATATTAAgag AGAATGGTATGATGAAACAACTTGGTGCTTTTGTTTCCTGGACCATAGATGCAATAGTGCTACTATGTTGAATTCAAGCAtttcaacaatatttatttattttctatacaaaGCATTGTTCTGA
- the LOC125057944 gene encoding uncharacterized protein LOC125057944, which produces MEEENVPSEEQPKGEEVEEGDNNVEGQADTETRTDEQTEDQEGLEGEVTERTEGETVVGEHDEQDELLGEHKELVVGEGEEMMGEELEGEHVEGEETEKKEPPPPVEEAVEEEEEGYVEEPPPDPTAPYDLTDSKEALKPPFELRPEQLAEIEQLWDFYQNCTPAYADLDGYITEKELVYMLKCLMLMTVTPEQLQELIAYCVRPPHPQGHIIFEQFLKMVTIRQRDFPVEEELRTALQVMDPGRTGTIDREFLKETLSKLGYKMPQKQLDNLIKEVDMSNDGTIGIEDVVGTMCIDLNKEDLLMLMASLQPPEDQAPAEEP; this is translated from the coding sequence ATGGAAGAAGAAAATGTACCTAGCGAAGAACAGCCAAAAGGCGAAGAAGTTGAAGAAGGCGACAATAATGTCGAAGGTCAGGCTGATACTGAAACTAGGACCGATGAACAAACAGAGGATCAGGAAGGACTGGAGGGAGAGGTTACAGAGAGAACTGAAGGTGAAACGGTGGTTGGCGAACATGATGAGCAAGATGAATTACTTGGGGAACATAAAGAGCTTGTTGTGGGTGAAGGGGAGGAAATGATGGGCGAAGAATTGGAAGGAGAGCATGTAGAAGGGGAAGAAACTGAGAAAAAAGAACCACCTCCACCTGTCGAAGAGGCAGtggaagaagaagaagagggATACGTTGAAGAGCCACCTCCAGACCCCACTGCGCCTTACGATTTAACTGACTCCAAGGAAGCTCTAAAACCACCTTTTGAATTGAGACCCGAGCAGTTGGCCGAAATCGAGCAACTTTGGGACTTTTATCAAAACTGTACACCTGCTTATGCCGACCTTGACGGATACATAACTGAGAAAGAATTAGTTTATATGCTAAAATGTCTGATGCTGATGACTGTTACGCCGGAGCAATTACAAGAGTTGATAGCATATTGTGTAAGACCACCCCATCCTCAAGGTCATATAATATTTGAGCAGTTTTTGAAGATGGTAACTATACGGCAAAGAGACTTCCCAGTTGAAGAAGAATTACGGACGGCATTGCAAGTTATGGATCCAGGCAGAACCGGAACTATTGATAGGGAATTTTTAAAAGAGACTCTTTCTAAGCTTGGTTACAAAATGCCTCAGAAACAATtggataatttaattaaagaagtAGACATGAGCAATGATGGAACAATAGGAATTGAAGATGTTGTTGGCACTATGTGCATAGATCTGAATAAAGAGGATTTGTTAATGCTTATGGCATCATTACAACCACCAGAAGATCAAGCGCCTGCTGAGGAACCATAG